CCTGCTGCCGAAGCATGCGCTGGTGGGTTACTGGCACAACTTCGACAACGGCTCCGGTCTGTACCGTATCAGCGAAGTGTCCGATGTGTGGGACGTGATCGTGGTGGCCTTTGCCGATGATGCCGGCAACGGCAGTGTCGCGTTCAACCTGGATCCCGGTCTGGACAAGCAGCAGTTTATCGACGATGTGGCGGCCAAGCGTGCCGACGGCAAGATCGTGATTCTCTCGTTTGGGGGTGAGAAGGGTACCGTTACCTTGAACTCCGAAGAAAACGTCAGCAACTTTGTCAACAGCACCGCGGCCATCATCGATGAGTACGGCTTTGACGGGATCGATATCGATCTGGAATCCGGCGCGGGCGTGATGCACGGGGCACCGGTGATCGAGAACATGGTGGATGCGGTCAAGCAACTGAAGCAGCAGTACCCGAACATGTACCTGTCCATGGCGCCGGAGCATCCCTATGTGCAAGGCGGTTACGTGTCTTATACCGGTATCTGGGGCGCCTACCTGCCGATGATCGACCAGTTGCGCGACGAGCTGGATCTGCTGCACGTGCAGCTGTACAACAATGGCGGCCTCGCCACCCCGTATCGCGGACCGGCCTATCCGGCAGGTTCTGTGGATATGATGGTGTCTTCCGCACTGATGCTGATCGAAGGCTTCCCGCTGGGGTATGGCGATGCCGGGTTCTTTGAGGGCCTGCGCCCGGATCAGGTGGGCCTGGCGCTGCCATCGGGCCCCAGTGCCGCCGGTAGCGGCTTCGCGACCACCGCGGACATCAACCGCGCGCTGGACTGCCTGACCCAGCAATTGAACTGCGACACCCTGACGCCGTCCCAGGCGTATCCGACCTTCAAC
The Microbulbifer celer DNA segment above includes these coding regions:
- a CDS encoding glycosyl hydrolase family 18 protein — translated: MKSRLMGALALALFSVNVAAVDCSARADWESSAIYVEGDAVAHLGNAYTANWWTQNEDPTTHSGTWDVWEYDGACDGSSSSGGSSSSSSSSSSSSSSSSSSSSSSSSSGGSSGGGSCTSAQYVAGNAYAAGDVVQNAGFEFQCNIAGWCSSDAAWAYEPGVGAHWEDAWSQVGDCGSGSSSSSSSGGSSSSGSGSSSSSGGSSSGGNSGLLPKHALVGYWHNFDNGSGLYRISEVSDVWDVIVVAFADDAGNGSVAFNLDPGLDKQQFIDDVAAKRADGKIVILSFGGEKGTVTLNSEENVSNFVNSTAAIIDEYGFDGIDIDLESGAGVMHGAPVIENMVDAVKQLKQQYPNMYLSMAPEHPYVQGGYVSYTGIWGAYLPMIDQLRDELDLLHVQLYNNGGLATPYRGPAYPAGSVDMMVSSALMLIEGFPLGYGDAGFFEGLRPDQVGLALPSGPSAAGSGFATTADINRALDCLTQQLNCDTLTPSQAYPTFNGVMTWSINWDMHDGGIFSGPVGSHVHNLP